In the Aster yellows witches'-broom phytoplasma AYWB genome, AGCCACCACCAAAATGTCTTGTTTTTGATTTGACTTTGTGGTGTAACATAACCTAAATTACAAAACCAAAGAAACATATTAAAAAACATTAAAAAAGAAAGAGTTAAGAATAAAGCACCATTGCTAGATGTAGAAATGATTTTAAAAGCTAATTTCTTATTATTTTTTAAAATATTTCGAGTTACTAAAAGAGCTGTTTGTTTGGAAAGATGAGTTTGTACTAAAGGAAAATGCATTGCTTGGTGTTGATAATTATAATTTTCATTTGCCAAAGTGGGTGTAAAATCCAGTTCCATAACATTATTTTTTTGTTTTAATAAATTAAAAACTTCTTCTTGGGTATAAGTTTTATTTTGTAATATTTGAGGTTTATCAGTAGAAGTTTTATTTGCTTTTTTAGTAAGGTCTTTTGCAATTTTACCATCAGCAAATTCAATGATGCGGTCTGCATATTTATAAGCGCTTTGGGTATTGTGAGAAACTACAACAACTAAGGTATCTTTTGATATTTGTTTTAAACATTCAAAGATTTTTTTTCCTGTTTTTTCATCTAAATTACCAGTAGGTTCGTCTGCCAAAATCATTTTAGGATTTTTAATTAAAGCACGAGCAATACTTACTCTTTGTTTTTGTCCGCCTGAAAGTTGATTAGGATAGTGAGTTTCTAGACCATCCAATTCTACTTGTTTTAATATTTGTTGTATTCCCCAATTGTCTACTGATTTTGATTGTAGTTCGCAGACCATTTGAATATTTTCGAAAACTGTTAAATTATCTAATAAATTATATTCTTGAAAAACAAATCCTAAAAAATAATTGCGATAAGAATCTAGTTCGAATGAAACAAATTCATTAATGTTACGTCCTAAAACTGTAATATTTCCTTTAGTAGGTTTGTCAAGCGCTCCCATAAGATTCAATAAAGTGGATTTGCCAGAACCTGATTTACCAGTAATAAACACTAATCCTTTTTGAGGTAATTGAAAAGAAACATTTTCAATGA is a window encoding:
- a CDS encoding ABC transporter ATP-binding protein/permease gives rise to the protein MLKINNLFKKIQNTEVIENVSFQLPQKGLVFITGKSGSGKSTLLNLMGALDKPTKGNITVLGRNINEFVSFELDSYRNYFLGFVFQEYNLLDNLTVFENIQMVCELQSKSVDNWGIQQILKQVELDGLETHYPNQLSGGQKQRVSIARALIKNPKMILADEPTGNLDEKTGKKIFECLKQISKDTLVVVVSHNTQSAYKYADRIIEFADGKIAKDLTKKANKTSTDKPQILQNKTYTQEEVFNLLKQKNNVMELDFTPTLANENYNYQHQAMHFPLVQTHLSKQTALLVTRNILKNNKKLAFKIISTSSNGALFLTLSFLMFFNMFLWFCNLGYVTPQSQIKNKTFWWWLLAPLLFHIYFLGISFYQIIIHMRNIITLKNKDIGILKSLGASDQDIRKIFHHLNIKLTIIQFLGIPLFFFIFVLLMVISASLQGTLDSFLTFLPKLCSSLKAIVPLYLFLANIVLFFVLVFAYPFLLNHVSTKNQLKKVLKKNPLTIILSVPKS